In a genomic window of Streptomyces katrae:
- the dxr gene encoding 1-deoxy-D-xylulose-5-phosphate reductoisomerase: protein MGGMSDSPAPLADPHLLFDAAAGRRDIVILGSTGSIGTQAIDLALRNPDRFRVTALSAAGGRTALLAEQARTLRVQTVAVAREDAVPALKEALSAAYGPSEPLPEILAGPDAATELAASPCHTVLNGITGSIGLAPTLAALRAGRTLALANKESLIVGGPLVKALAAPGQIIPVDSEHAALFQALAAGTRADVRKLVVTASGGPFRGRTRAELASVTVQDALAHPTWAMGPVITVNSATLVNKGLEVIEAHLLYDIPFDRIEVVVHPQSYVHSMVEFSDGSTLAQATPPDMRGPIAIGLGWPQRVPDAAPAFDWTKASTWEFFPLDTEAFPSVGLARHVGTLGGTAPAVFNAANEECVEAFLGGRLPFTAIMDTVSAVVDEHGTPRTGTSLTVQDVLEAETWARARAREMAARAAVEAGA from the coding sequence ATGGGGGGCATGAGCGACAGTCCAGCCCCCCTCGCCGACCCGCACCTCCTCTTCGACGCCGCGGCCGGCCGCCGGGACATCGTCATCCTCGGGTCGACCGGGTCCATCGGCACCCAGGCCATCGACCTCGCCCTGCGCAACCCGGACCGCTTCCGGGTCACCGCGCTCTCCGCCGCGGGCGGCCGCACCGCCCTCCTGGCGGAGCAGGCCCGGACCCTGCGGGTGCAGACCGTGGCCGTCGCCCGGGAGGACGCCGTGCCGGCCCTGAAGGAGGCGCTGAGCGCCGCGTACGGGCCCTCCGAGCCGCTGCCCGAGATCCTCGCCGGACCCGACGCGGCGACCGAACTCGCCGCCTCCCCCTGCCACACCGTCCTCAACGGCATCACCGGCTCCATCGGCCTCGCGCCCACCCTCGCCGCGCTCCGCGCGGGCCGGACCCTCGCGCTGGCCAACAAGGAGTCGCTGATCGTCGGCGGCCCGCTGGTCAAGGCGCTCGCCGCACCGGGGCAGATCATCCCCGTGGACTCCGAGCACGCGGCGCTCTTCCAGGCCCTCGCCGCCGGCACCCGCGCCGACGTGCGCAAGCTGGTCGTCACCGCCTCCGGCGGCCCCTTCCGCGGCCGCACCCGGGCGGAGCTGGCCTCCGTCACCGTCCAGGACGCCCTCGCACACCCCACCTGGGCCATGGGCCCGGTGATCACGGTCAACTCGGCCACCCTGGTCAACAAGGGGCTGGAGGTCATCGAGGCGCACCTGCTCTACGACATCCCCTTCGACCGCATCGAGGTCGTGGTCCACCCCCAGTCGTACGTGCACTCCATGGTCGAGTTCTCGGACGGCTCCACCCTCGCCCAGGCCACCCCGCCCGACATGCGCGGCCCCATCGCGATCGGCCTCGGCTGGCCCCAGCGGGTCCCCGACGCGGCCCCCGCCTTCGACTGGACCAAGGCATCCACCTGGGAGTTCTTCCCCCTGGACACCGAGGCCTTCCCCTCCGTGGGCCTCGCCCGGCACGTCGGCACCCTGGGCGGTACTGCCCCCGCCGTGTTCAACGCCGCGAACGAGGAATGCGTCGAGGCCTTCCTCGGCGGCCGGCTGCCGTTCACAGCAATCATGGATACGGTCTCCGCAGTGGTCGATGAGCACGGGACGCCGCGGACGGGAACTTCCCTCACCGTCCAGGACGTCCTCGAAGCGGAGACCTGGGCCAGGGCCCGGGCACGGGAGATGGCGGCGCGGGCCGCCGTGGAGGCGGGCGCATGA
- a CDS encoding M50 family metallopeptidase, translated as MTALMTVLGVVLFAFGLLVSIAWHELGHLSTAKLFGIRVPQYMVGFGPTIWSRRKGETEYGIKAIPMGGYIRMIGMFPPGDDGRVTARSTSPFRSMIEDARSAAYEELQPGDESRLFYTRRPWKRVIVMFAGPFMNLVLAVAIFLTTLMTFGLNTQTTVVSSVSDCVIQQSEKRDKCAAGDPAAPAKAAGLQAQDKIVAFNGRPVSDWSVLQKDIRATVGPAVITVERAGKRLDLHANLIENKVAKTDAAGRYVKDQYVTAGFLGFAPAVGYVPQTFGQSVSRMGEMMEAGVQSLVDLPGKVPDLWNAAFNGAERKQDSPMGVVGAARVSSQIFNLDIPAQYQLVFFLNLLAGFNLSLFLFNMLPLLPLDGGHIAGALWESVRRTVAKVFRRADPGPFDVAKLMPAAYVVAGVFVCFTLLVLVADVVNPIKIN; from the coding sequence ATGACGGCTTTGATGACGGTACTCGGGGTCGTGCTCTTCGCGTTCGGCCTGCTGGTCTCCATCGCCTGGCACGAGCTCGGCCACCTCTCCACGGCCAAGCTGTTCGGCATCCGGGTGCCGCAGTACATGGTCGGCTTCGGGCCGACCATCTGGTCGCGCAGGAAGGGCGAGACCGAGTACGGCATCAAGGCCATCCCGATGGGCGGCTACATCCGCATGATCGGGATGTTCCCGCCCGGCGACGACGGCCGGGTCACCGCCCGCTCGACCTCGCCGTTCCGGTCGATGATCGAGGACGCCCGGTCGGCCGCGTACGAGGAGCTCCAGCCCGGCGACGAGAGCCGGCTCTTCTACACGCGCCGGCCCTGGAAGCGCGTCATCGTGATGTTCGCCGGCCCGTTCATGAACCTGGTCCTGGCCGTGGCGATCTTCCTCACCACGCTGATGACCTTCGGGCTGAACACCCAGACCACCGTCGTCAGCTCGGTCTCCGACTGCGTCATCCAGCAGAGCGAGAAGCGCGACAAGTGCGCCGCGGGCGACCCGGCCGCCCCGGCCAAGGCCGCCGGACTCCAGGCACAGGACAAGATCGTCGCCTTCAACGGCCGCCCGGTGAGCGACTGGTCCGTCCTCCAGAAGGACATCCGCGCCACCGTCGGCCCCGCCGTGATCACCGTCGAGCGGGCCGGCAAGCGCCTCGACCTGCACGCCAACCTGATCGAGAACAAGGTCGCCAAGACCGACGCCGCCGGCCGCTACGTCAAGGACCAGTACGTCACCGCAGGCTTCCTCGGCTTCGCCCCCGCCGTCGGCTACGTCCCGCAGACCTTCGGCCAGTCCGTCAGCCGCATGGGCGAGATGATGGAGGCCGGAGTCCAGTCCCTCGTCGACCTCCCCGGCAAGGTCCCGGACCTGTGGAACGCCGCCTTCAACGGCGCCGAGCGCAAGCAGGACAGCCCCATGGGCGTCGTCGGCGCGGCCCGCGTGAGCAGCCAGATCTTCAACCTCGACATCCCCGCCCAGTACCAGCTGGTGTTCTTCCTCAACCTGCTGGCCGGGTTCAACCTGTCGCTGTTCCTGTTCAACATGCTCCCGCTGCTCCCGCTCGACGGCGGCCACATCGCCGGCGCCCTGTGGGAGTCCGTCCGCCGCACCGTGGCGAAGGTCTTCCGGCGCGCCGACCCCGGCCCCTTCGACGTGGCGAAGCTGATGCCCGCCGCGTACGTGGTCGCGGGCGTCTTCGTCTGCTTCACGCTGCTGGTGCTCGTCGCGGACGTGGTCAACCCGATCAAGATCAACTAG
- the ispG gene encoding flavodoxin-dependent (E)-4-hydroxy-3-methylbut-2-enyl-diphosphate synthase, translating to MTAISLGMPSVPTKLADRRVSRKIQVGSVAVGGDAPVSVQSMTTTRTSDIGATLQQIAELTASGCQIVRVACPTQDDADALAVIAKKSQIPVIADIHFQPKYVFAAIDAGCAAVRVNPGNIKQFDDKVKEIAKAAGDAGTPIRIGVNAGSLDARLLKKYGKATPEALVESALWEASLFEEHDFRDIKISVKHNDPVVMVEAYRQLAAQCDYPLHLGVTEAGPAFQGTIKSAVAFGALLSQGIGDTIRVSLSAPPAEEIKVGIQILESLNLRQRRLEIVSCPSCGRAQVDVYKLAEEVTAGLDGMTVPLRVAVMGCVVNGPGEAREADLGVASGNGKGQIFVKGEVIKTVPESKIVETLIEEALKIAEQMEKDGIASGEPSVAIGV from the coding sequence ATGACTGCCATCTCTCTCGGAATGCCGTCCGTGCCGACGAAGCTTGCCGACCGCCGGGTCAGCCGCAAGATCCAGGTCGGCTCCGTGGCCGTCGGAGGCGACGCACCCGTCTCGGTGCAGTCGATGACCACCACCCGGACGTCCGACATCGGCGCGACGCTCCAGCAGATCGCCGAGCTGACCGCCTCCGGCTGCCAGATCGTCCGCGTCGCCTGCCCCACGCAGGACGACGCCGACGCGCTCGCCGTGATCGCCAAGAAGTCGCAGATCCCGGTCATCGCCGACATCCACTTCCAGCCCAAGTACGTGTTCGCCGCGATCGACGCCGGCTGTGCCGCCGTCCGCGTCAACCCGGGCAACATCAAGCAGTTCGACGACAAGGTCAAGGAGATCGCGAAGGCCGCCGGCGACGCGGGCACCCCGATCCGCATCGGCGTCAACGCCGGCTCCCTCGACGCCCGGCTGCTCAAGAAGTACGGCAAGGCCACCCCCGAGGCGCTGGTCGAGTCCGCGCTGTGGGAGGCCTCCCTCTTCGAGGAGCACGACTTCCGCGACATCAAGATCTCGGTCAAGCACAACGACCCGGTCGTCATGGTCGAGGCCTACCGCCAGCTCGCCGCCCAGTGCGACTACCCGCTGCACCTCGGCGTCACCGAGGCCGGCCCCGCCTTCCAGGGCACCATCAAGTCCGCCGTCGCCTTCGGCGCCCTGCTCTCCCAGGGCATCGGCGACACCATCCGCGTCTCGCTCTCCGCGCCCCCGGCCGAGGAGATCAAGGTCGGCATCCAGATCCTGGAGTCGCTCAACCTCCGCCAGCGCCGCCTGGAGATCGTCTCCTGCCCGTCCTGCGGCCGCGCCCAGGTCGACGTCTACAAGCTGGCCGAGGAGGTCACGGCGGGCCTGGACGGCATGACCGTGCCGCTGCGCGTCGCCGTCATGGGCTGCGTCGTCAACGGCCCCGGCGAGGCCCGCGAGGCCGACCTCGGCGTCGCCTCCGGCAACGGCAAGGGCCAGATCTTCGTCAAGGGCGAGGTCATCAAGACCGTCCCCGAGTCCAAGATCGTGGAGACCCTCATCGAGGAGGCCCTGAAGATCGCCGAGCAGATGGAGAAGGACGGGATCGCCTCCGGCGAGCCCAGCGTCGCCATCGGCGTCTGA
- a CDS encoding GNAT family N-acetyltransferase — protein MLTQTTTRVLEPSDLDAALAILRREPVENAFVTSRVQVAGLDPWRLGGEMWGWYSGGELRSLCYAGANLVPVCAGPEAVRAFADRARRTGRRCSSIVGPAEATRLLWQLLEPSWGPARDVRAHQPLMATEQPSAEVAPDPLVRRIRKDEMDMIMPACVAMFTEEVGISPLAGDGGLLYQARVAELVGSGRSFARVENGKVVFKAEIGAATAQACQIQGVWVAPEFRGRGHSESGMAAVVEFALRDVAPVVSLYVNDFNTAARAAYRRVGFREVGAFMSVLF, from the coding sequence GTGTTGACTCAGACAACCACCCGGGTCCTTGAGCCCAGTGATCTGGACGCCGCGCTCGCCATCCTCCGACGCGAGCCGGTCGAGAACGCCTTCGTCACCTCCCGGGTCCAGGTAGCCGGACTCGACCCCTGGCGCCTGGGCGGCGAGATGTGGGGCTGGTACTCCGGCGGCGAACTGCGCTCCCTGTGCTACGCGGGCGCCAACCTCGTCCCCGTCTGCGCCGGCCCCGAAGCGGTCCGCGCCTTCGCCGACCGGGCCCGCCGCACCGGCCGCCGCTGTTCCTCCATCGTCGGCCCCGCCGAGGCCACCCGGCTGCTGTGGCAGCTCCTGGAGCCCAGCTGGGGCCCCGCCCGCGACGTCCGCGCCCACCAGCCGCTCATGGCCACCGAGCAGCCGTCCGCGGAGGTCGCGCCCGACCCGCTCGTCCGCCGGATCCGCAAGGACGAGATGGACATGATCATGCCCGCCTGTGTGGCCATGTTCACCGAGGAGGTCGGCATCTCGCCCCTGGCCGGGGACGGCGGCCTGCTCTACCAGGCACGGGTCGCCGAGCTGGTCGGCAGCGGCCGCTCCTTCGCCCGCGTCGAGAACGGCAAGGTCGTCTTCAAGGCCGAGATCGGCGCCGCCACCGCCCAGGCCTGCCAGATCCAGGGCGTCTGGGTGGCCCCCGAGTTCCGCGGCCGGGGGCACTCCGAGAGCGGCATGGCAGCCGTCGTGGAGTTCGCGCTGCGGGACGTCGCGCCCGTGGTCAGCCTGTACGTCAACGACTTCAACACCGCCGCGCGGGCCGCCTACCGGCGGGTGGGGTTCCGCGAGGTGGGGGCGTTCATGAGCGTGCTGTTCTGA
- a CDS encoding GNAT family N-acetyltransferase — MLPTHGGDDPARPAGLRIGHLDLAGRVDEALRVQAVAFGLSEEEVGIRRYIVQRHMTCRGARALGAFTDDGALAGFVYGMPNDRAHWWSTIVEPYLRATGTEDWLDGSFVITELHVHPGFQGCGVGRALITRITDGAEEPRSILSAIDTDSPARRLYGTLGYQDLARKVHFPSASLPYAVMGAQLPLRRG, encoded by the coding sequence ATGCTGCCTACCCACGGGGGCGACGACCCCGCACGGCCCGCCGGACTGCGCATCGGGCACCTCGACCTCGCCGGCCGCGTGGACGAGGCCCTGCGCGTGCAGGCCGTGGCCTTCGGGCTCAGCGAGGAGGAGGTCGGCATCCGGCGCTACATCGTCCAGCGCCACATGACCTGCCGCGGCGCCCGCGCGCTCGGCGCCTTCACCGACGACGGAGCCCTCGCCGGTTTCGTCTACGGGATGCCCAACGACCGTGCCCACTGGTGGTCCACGATCGTCGAGCCCTACCTGAGGGCCACCGGCACCGAGGACTGGCTCGACGGCTCCTTCGTGATCACCGAGCTGCACGTCCACCCCGGCTTCCAGGGCTGCGGAGTCGGCCGCGCGCTGATCACCCGGATCACCGACGGCGCCGAGGAGCCCCGCTCGATCCTCTCCGCCATCGACACCGACAGCCCGGCCCGCAGGCTCTACGGCACCCTCGGCTATCAGGACCTGGCCCGCAAGGTCCACTTCCCGAGCGCGAGCCTGCCGTACGCGGTCATGGGCGCGCAGCTGCCGCTGCGCCGGGGCTGA
- a CDS encoding proline--tRNA ligase, translating into MSTQHVQRMSRLMAKTLREDPADAETLSHRLLVRAGYVRRSSAGVWTWLPLGKKVLDSVSRIVREEMDAIGAQEVLLPALLPKEPYEVSGRWSEYGDLLFRLKDRKGADYLLGPTHEEIFTLVVKDQCTSYKDLPVMLYQIQTKYRDEARPRSGVLRGREFQMKDSYSFDVTEEGLAESYRLHREAYVRIFERLGLDHRIVSAVSGAMGGSASEEFLAPAAAGEDTFVDCPECDYAANTEAVTFVAEPVADAGAGFGPMEEIATPDTPTIETLAAHLGVPASATLKNLLVKVDGEITAVGVPGDREVDLGKLGEHLAPAVVELVTAEDFAGRPDLVRGYVGPQGLEKVTYLADPRVAPGTAWVTGANKADTHARNVVCGRDFEVDRYLDVVVVEPGDPCPKCGAGLRLDRAIEIGHIFQLGRKYADAFGLDVLGPQGKPVRVTMGSYGIGVSRAVAALAEQTADARGLCWPADVAPADVHVVAAGKAVPLALAERAAEALAAAGKRVLLDDRAGISPGVKLTDAELIGVPWILVAGRRSADGVVELQDRRTGERVELALEEALGRVV; encoded by the coding sequence ATGTCAACGCAACACGTGCAGCGCATGTCCCGTCTGATGGCCAAGACCCTCCGGGAGGACCCGGCCGACGCCGAGACCCTCAGCCACCGCCTCCTCGTCCGCGCCGGCTACGTCCGGCGCAGCTCCGCGGGGGTGTGGACCTGGCTGCCGCTCGGCAAGAAGGTCCTCGACAGCGTCTCGCGCATCGTCCGCGAGGAGATGGACGCGATCGGGGCCCAGGAGGTGCTGCTGCCGGCGTTGCTGCCCAAGGAGCCGTACGAGGTCAGCGGCCGCTGGTCGGAGTACGGGGACCTGCTGTTCCGCCTCAAGGACCGCAAGGGCGCCGACTACCTGCTCGGACCCACCCACGAGGAGATCTTCACCCTCGTGGTGAAGGACCAGTGCACGTCCTACAAGGACCTGCCCGTGATGCTGTACCAGATCCAGACCAAGTACCGCGACGAGGCCCGGCCCCGGTCCGGGGTGCTGCGCGGGCGCGAGTTCCAGATGAAGGACTCGTACTCCTTCGACGTGACGGAGGAAGGACTGGCGGAGTCCTACCGGCTCCACCGCGAGGCGTACGTACGGATCTTCGAGCGGCTCGGGCTCGACCACCGGATCGTGTCGGCCGTGTCGGGTGCGATGGGCGGCTCGGCGTCGGAGGAGTTCCTGGCGCCGGCCGCGGCGGGCGAGGACACGTTCGTGGACTGCCCGGAGTGTGACTACGCGGCGAACACGGAGGCGGTGACCTTCGTGGCGGAGCCGGTCGCCGATGCCGGGGCCGGGTTCGGGCCGATGGAGGAGATCGCGACCCCGGACACGCCCACGATCGAGACCCTGGCCGCGCATCTGGGGGTTCCCGCTTCCGCCACGCTGAAGAACCTCCTGGTGAAGGTCGACGGGGAGATCACCGCCGTCGGCGTGCCCGGGGACCGGGAGGTGGACCTGGGCAAGCTCGGGGAGCACCTGGCCCCGGCGGTGGTGGAGCTGGTGACGGCCGAGGACTTCGCGGGGCGGCCCGATCTGGTACGCGGCTACGTGGGCCCGCAGGGCCTGGAGAAGGTGACCTATCTGGCCGACCCCCGGGTGGCACCGGGGACCGCCTGGGTGACCGGGGCCAACAAGGCCGACACGCACGCGCGGAACGTGGTCTGCGGGCGCGACTTCGAGGTGGACCGGTACCTGGACGTGGTCGTGGTGGAGCCGGGCGACCCCTGCCCGAAGTGCGGCGCGGGGCTGCGGCTGGACCGGGCGATCGAGATCGGGCACATCTTCCAGCTGGGCCGGAAGTACGCGGACGCCTTCGGGCTGGACGTGCTCGGCCCGCAGGGCAAGCCGGTGCGGGTCACCATGGGCTCGTACGGCATCGGTGTGTCCCGGGCGGTGGCCGCGCTGGCCGAGCAGACGGCCGACGCACGCGGGCTGTGCTGGCCGGCCGATGTGGCCCCGGCGGACGTGCACGTGGTGGCGGCGGGCAAGGCCGTCCCGCTGGCGCTGGCCGAGCGGGCGGCGGAGGCCCTGGCGGCCGCGGGGAAGCGGGTCCTGCTGGACGACCGGGCCGGGATCTCGCCGGGGGTGAAGCTCACGGACGCGGAGCTCATCGGCGTGCCCTGGATCCTGGTGGCGGGCCGCCGGTCGGCGGACGGGGTGGTCGAGCTCCAGGACCGGCGGACGGGGGAGCGGGTGGAACTGGCGCTGGAGGAGGCCCTGGGGCGGGTGGTGTAG
- a CDS encoding slipin family protein has protein sequence MVEQLLTAGIAAAAGVAVYLGAAARVVKQYERGVVLRFGRLREGVRPPGFTMILPVADRLHKVNLQIVTLPIPAQEGITRDNVTVRVDAVVYFKVVDPASAIIAVEDYRFAVSQMAQTSLRSIIGKSDLDDLLSNREKLNQGLELMIDSPAMGWGVQIDRVEIKDVSLPETMKRSMARQAEADRERRARVINADAELQASHKLAEAAAVMSDQPAALQLRLLQTVIAVAAEKNSTLVLPFPVELLRFLERAAPPPAAPAAPPQSLPTPAPTARTPADTPAPDAAPPPLDLAVPPRDALPPLEDPPAPDPAQDPPTA, from the coding sequence ATGGTCGAGCAACTGCTGACAGCGGGGATCGCCGCCGCCGCGGGCGTAGCGGTGTACCTGGGCGCTGCCGCACGGGTGGTGAAGCAGTACGAGCGGGGCGTCGTCCTGCGCTTCGGGCGGCTCCGCGAGGGGGTCCGGCCGCCCGGCTTCACGATGATCCTTCCGGTGGCGGACCGCCTGCACAAGGTGAACCTCCAGATCGTCACCCTCCCGATCCCGGCCCAGGAGGGCATCACCCGGGACAACGTCACGGTCCGCGTGGACGCGGTCGTCTACTTCAAGGTGGTCGACCCGGCGAGCGCGATCATCGCGGTGGAGGACTACCGCTTCGCCGTCTCCCAGATGGCGCAGACCTCGTTGCGCTCGATCATCGGCAAGAGCGACCTCGACGACCTCCTGTCGAACCGCGAGAAGCTGAACCAGGGCCTGGAGCTCATGATCGACAGCCCGGCGATGGGCTGGGGCGTCCAGATCGACCGGGTGGAGATCAAGGACGTCTCCCTCCCGGAGACCATGAAGCGCTCGATGGCCCGCCAGGCGGAGGCGGACCGCGAACGCCGCGCCCGCGTGATCAACGCGGACGCGGAGCTCCAGGCCTCGCACAAGCTGGCCGAGGCGGCCGCGGTGATGTCGGACCAGCCGGCCGCCCTCCAGCTGCGCCTCCTCCAGACGGTGATCGCGGTCGCGGCGGAGAAGAACTCCACCCTCGTCCTCCCCTTCCCGGTGGAACTCCTGCGCTTCCTGGAACGCGCGGCCCCGCCCCCCGCGGCCCCCGCCGCCCCACCGCAATCCCTCCCGACCCCGGCCCCGACGGCCCGGACCCCGGCCGACACCCCCGCCCCGGACGCCGCCCCGCCGCCGCTGGACCTGGCCGTTCCGCCCCGGGACGCCCTCCCACCGCTGGAAGACCCCCCGGCCCCGGACCCGGCCCAGGACCCCCCGACGGCGTGA
- a CDS encoding aminoglycoside phosphotransferase family protein, with protein sequence MAFEPPQRLVRALGELPRTAQDTQWLERLPELAKEALERRDVEAQRALAPGGRSSLVILVRYADGTPAALKLAPPAARPDRELAALAHWGGFGAVRVLDSRHHEDDGALLLERLHADVSLRSLPEAKALLEACGTLRRLWVRPPAGHPFETVAARTAAQSEALRSAPPEARALVDTALALRTELTAQPPEELLLHGNFRQGKVLAGERAPWLTVGPDPVVGERAYDLARLVRDRLEDQVASSTGASGARRRVNKLADSLEVDRERLRGWTVFRAVESGVRALAAGRRRDAELLLEFAAWL encoded by the coding sequence ATGGCTTTCGAACCGCCGCAGCGGCTCGTACGGGCGCTCGGCGAGCTGCCGCGGACAGCGCAGGACACGCAGTGGCTGGAGCGGCTGCCCGAGCTCGCCAAGGAGGCGCTGGAGCGGCGGGACGTGGAGGCCCAGCGGGCCCTGGCCCCGGGCGGCCGCAGCAGCCTGGTGATCCTGGTCCGCTACGCCGACGGCACCCCGGCGGCCCTGAAGCTGGCGCCGCCGGCCGCCCGGCCGGACCGGGAACTGGCCGCCCTGGCCCACTGGGGCGGCTTCGGTGCGGTCCGGGTGCTGGACTCGCGCCACCACGAGGACGACGGCGCCCTCCTGCTGGAGCGGCTGCACGCGGACGTCTCCCTGCGTTCGCTCCCGGAGGCCAAGGCCCTGCTGGAGGCCTGCGGCACGCTGCGTCGCCTCTGGGTGCGCCCGCCGGCCGGCCACCCCTTCGAGACGGTGGCCGCACGCACGGCCGCGCAGTCCGAGGCCCTGCGCTCGGCACCCCCGGAGGCCCGGGCCCTCGTCGACACCGCCCTGGCCCTGCGCACGGAGCTGACCGCGCAGCCGCCCGAGGAACTCCTCCTGCACGGGAACTTCCGGCAGGGCAAGGTGCTGGCGGGCGAACGGGCGCCCTGGCTGACGGTGGGCCCGGACCCGGTGGTCGGCGAGCGGGCCTACGACCTGGCCCGGCTGGTGCGGGACCGCCTGGAGGACCAGGTGGCCTCGTCGACGGGAGCTTCCGGGGCGCGCCGGCGGGTGAACAAGCTCGCCGACTCCCTGGAGGTGGACCGGGAGCGGCTGCGGGGCTGGACGGTGTTCCGGGCGGTGGAGTCCGGGGTGCGCGCCCTGGCCGCCGGCCGGCGGCGGGACGCGGAGCTCCTGCTGGAGTTCGCGGCCTGGCTGTAG
- a CDS encoding ferritin-like domain-containing protein produces the protein MNPAVKPSPAPGGRALQAAQAALAAEHAATYGYGVIGARIAPARATEAREAYGHHVSRRDRLTRTVRELGGAPRPSEPAYALPFEVRSPDDAERLAADIEDRVAGAYSDLVRAADGQLRRDAADALSAAAVRAARWRGVGVAFPGLTERSEGARTS, from the coding sequence GTGAACCCCGCCGTGAAGCCCTCCCCCGCCCCCGGCGGCCGCGCCCTGCAGGCCGCCCAGGCGGCGCTGGCCGCCGAGCACGCGGCGACCTACGGGTACGGGGTCATCGGCGCCCGGATCGCGCCCGCCCGGGCCACCGAGGCCCGCGAGGCCTACGGCCACCACGTCTCCCGCCGCGACCGGCTCACCCGGACGGTGCGGGAGCTGGGTGGCGCGCCCCGGCCGTCCGAGCCCGCGTACGCCCTGCCGTTCGAGGTGCGCTCCCCGGACGACGCCGAGCGGCTGGCCGCCGACATCGAGGACCGGGTGGCGGGCGCCTACTCGGACCTCGTCCGGGCGGCGGACGGCCAGTTGCGCCGCGACGCGGCTGACGCACTGAGCGCCGCGGCCGTGCGCGCGGCGCGCTGGCGCGGTGTCGGCGTAGCCTTCCCTGGGCTCACCGAACGCTCGGAGGGGGCCCGTACCAGCTGA
- the rimP gene encoding ribosome maturation factor RimP: MSTTQSDRLRGLLEPLVAAKGLDLEEIELSKAGRRRMLRIVVDSDEGVELDACAELSREVSDALDASDVMGEDEYVLEVSSPGADRPLSEHRHYLRATGRLVKFQLTAEGGGGELVARILGVDDEGMDLEVPGVKGRKATARRIAFTDIAKARVEIEFNRKDKKEEEA; encoded by the coding sequence ATGAGCACCACCCAGAGCGACAGGCTGCGCGGACTGCTGGAGCCGCTCGTCGCCGCCAAGGGCCTGGACCTCGAGGAGATCGAGCTTTCCAAGGCGGGCAGGCGCCGGATGCTGAGGATCGTCGTGGATTCCGACGAAGGCGTGGAGCTGGACGCCTGCGCCGAGCTGAGCCGTGAGGTCTCCGACGCGCTCGACGCCTCCGACGTGATGGGCGAGGACGAGTACGTCCTCGAAGTCAGCTCCCCGGGCGCGGACCGCCCCCTCAGCGAGCACCGCCACTACCTGCGGGCCACCGGCCGTCTCGTGAAGTTCCAGCTGACCGCCGAAGGCGGGGGCGGGGAACTGGTCGCCCGCATCCTCGGCGTCGACGACGAGGGCATGGACCTCGAAGTCCCGGGCGTGAAGGGCCGCAAGGCGACCGCCCGCCGCATCGCGTTCACCGACATCGCCAAGGCGCGTGTCGAGATCGAGTTCAACCGCAAGGACAAGAAGGAAGAGGAGGCGTAG
- the nusA gene encoding transcription termination factor NusA: protein MDIDMSALRGLVREKEISFDLLVEAIESALLIAYHRTEGSFRRARVVLDRTNGHVVVWATEDPRDLEEGQEPKEFDDTPSDFGRIAATTAKQVILQRLRDAEDDLTFGEFAGREGDVITGVVQQGKDPKNVLVDIGKLEAILPVQEQVPGEEYPHGLRLKAYVVRVAKGVRGPSVTLSRTHPNLVKKLFALEVPEIADGSVEISAIAREAGHRTKIAVRSTRSGLNPKGACIGPMGSRVRNVMAELHGEKIDIVDWSDDPAEMVANALSPARVSKVEVVDWDSRSARVTVPDYQLSLAIGKEGQNARLAARLTGWRIDIRPDTEPASDADADRD from the coding sequence GTGGACATCGACATGAGTGCCCTGCGGGGTCTGGTCCGGGAGAAGGAGATCTCCTTCGACCTGCTCGTCGAGGCGATCGAGTCGGCCCTCCTCATCGCGTACCACCGCACCGAGGGCAGCTTCCGCCGCGCCCGGGTGGTGCTGGACCGTACCAACGGCCACGTGGTCGTCTGGGCGACGGAGGACCCGCGCGATCTCGAGGAGGGGCAGGAGCCCAAGGAGTTCGACGACACCCCGTCGGACTTCGGCCGGATCGCCGCGACGACCGCCAAGCAGGTGATCCTCCAGCGTCTGCGCGACGCCGAGGACGACCTGACCTTCGGCGAGTTCGCCGGCCGTGAGGGCGACGTCATCACCGGCGTGGTGCAGCAGGGCAAGGACCCCAAGAACGTCCTGGTCGACATCGGCAAGCTGGAGGCCATCCTGCCGGTGCAGGAGCAGGTCCCCGGCGAGGAGTACCCGCACGGGCTCCGCCTGAAGGCGTACGTCGTGCGCGTGGCGAAGGGTGTCCGCGGCCCGTCCGTGACCCTGTCGCGCACCCACCCGAACCTGGTGAAGAAGCTCTTCGCCCTGGAGGTCCCGGAGATCGCCGACGGCAGCGTCGAGATCTCCGCGATCGCCCGCGAGGCCGGACACCGCACCAAGATCGCGGTCCGGTCCACCCGTTCGGGCCTGAACCCGAAGGGCGCCTGCATCGGCCCGATGGGCAGCCGCGTGCGCAACGTGATGGCCGAACTGCACGGCGAGAAGATCGACATCGTCGACTGGTCGGACGACCCGGCGGAGATGGTCGCGAACGCCCTGTCACCCGCTCGGGTGAGCAAGGTCGAGGTCGTCGACTGGGACTCGCGCTCCGCGCGGGTGACCGTCCCCGACTACCAGCTGTCGCTGGCCATCGGCAAGGAGGGCCAGAACGCCCGCCTCGCCGCGCGGCTCACCGGCTGGCGCATCGACATCCGGCCGGACACCGAGCCGGCGTCCGACGCGGACGCCGACCGGGACTGA